Within Amycolatopsis sp. FDAARGOS 1241, the genomic segment GCCCGCGACACCGCCGCGCGGCTGACGGCGGCGGGGTACCCGGTGCGGCAGGACACCGTCCGCTGGCCGGGGTTCTCCGACACCCCGCGCGGAGTCGAAGGCTTCCGCGTGCGCACCGGTTCCTACGCCACGCAGGCGGAGGCGACCGCCGCCGCGGCGAAGCTCAAGGCGGCCGGCTTCAGCGCCCTCGCCGAGTGGACCGGGTACGACGCCGACCAGGCGGCCGACGCCGAACGCGTCCACGTCGCCGTGATCGACCGGAAGGGCTTCCACGGCACGATCCAGGCGACGCACGACGGCACCGTCGCCCAGCGCGAGCCCACCTCGTCGATCGCCGCGAAGGCGGGCGCGCTCGTCGCCGTGAACGGCGGCTTCTTCGTCACCGCCGACGCCGACGGGTTCCAGGGCGTGCCCGCGGGCCTGGCCGCCTACGACGGCAAGATCCAATCGCTCTCGTCGGGCGCCCGCGCGGCGCTCGTGCTCGGCCGCCACGGCGACGTGGGCATCGAAAACCTGACGTCTGCCGTCACGCTTCGCTCCGGAGCGGCGAGCCACGCGGTGAACGGCGTGAATCGCAAACCCGGTGTCGTGCGCGACTGCGGCCGCCCCGGCCTGACCCCGACCACGCAGCCGCGGCAGGACTTCACCTGCACCACCACCGACGAGCTCGTGCTATTCACCCCCGAGTTCGGGGCCGCCCTGCCCATCGGTGCCGGCACCCAGGTCACGCTCGACCGCACCGGCCGGGTGCTGTCGGTCGGCGCCCGCTTGGGCGCGGTACCGGCCGGCGGTTCGGTCGTGCAGGGGATCGGCGCGTCGGCCGACTGGCTCACGGCCCACGCCGTTGCCGGCCGGCGGCTGACGGTCGACGGGCGCCTGCGCACCGCGTCGGGCCGGCCGGTCGACCTGCGGGCCGGTGACGGCATCGTCAGCGCGGCGCCGGTGCTGCTGCGCGACGGCCGTCAGGCCATCGACGCGGCCACCGAAGGGGTGCTCGACCCGAGGGACCTGTCGTTCGGCTACGCGTGGGCCGAGCAGCGCCAGCCGCGCACGATGGCCGGTCTCGACGCGCAGGGCCGGCTCCTGCTGGTCACGGTGGACGGCCGCCAGCCGGGCGTGAGCGAAGGCGTGACCGTCGAGGAGGGCGCGCAGCTGATGCGCAGCCTCGGCGCCGTCGACGCGCTCAACCTCGACGGCGGCGGCTCCACCGCCATGGCCGTGAACGGCGCGCTCGTCAACCACCCGTCCGACGCCGCCGGGGAACGTCCGATCGGCGACGCCGTGCTGGTGCGGTGACCCGCCACGCCGGGGCTCGTCCGCCACCCGCGGCCGAGCTCCGGCGCCGACGTCCCCGTAACTGATCCGGGTACCGACATCGATGTCAGCGTGGCCGATTCTTGTCTGACTTGTCGTCTTGACGGGCGGGTGCACGGCCGGGAAGCTTCCTGGCAACGTTGTCACCCGTCGACGTCGACGCCCCCTGGCCCCGCGTCACGTGGACGGGATCTGTCTCGGAGAGCGGGAGATCCCATGACGTTGGACCAGAGGCGTGCGCCGGGCGCGGAGTCGTCGCTGTCGAGACGGCACCTGCTGGCCGCCGGCACCGGGTTGCTGGCCGGGTTCGGCCTCACGGTCGTGCTGCCCGGCGTGGCTTCGGCGGCGTCGGCCGTCCCGGCGGCGCCCGACGGGCAGACCCCGGCGGACCTCGCGCTCTCCCGACCCGTCCAGGTGTCGTCCACCGACTACGCGGCCACGCCCGCGGA encodes:
- a CDS encoding phosphodiester glycosidase family protein, whose product is MSTSSRPRRALVAAVVAAGAAAVLSPVAEAAVPGLAGYTWTTDAVAPGVTVRTGVLTQQNHSPFWTVTITAPAKNVLTGAATTAELGDAQWARDTAARLTAAGYPVRQDTVRWPGFSDTPRGVEGFRVRTGSYATQAEATAAAAKLKAAGFSALAEWTGYDADQAADAERVHVAVIDRKGFHGTIQATHDGTVAQREPTSSIAAKAGALVAVNGGFFVTADADGFQGVPAGLAAYDGKIQSLSSGARAALVLGRHGDVGIENLTSAVTLRSGAASHAVNGVNRKPGVVRDCGRPGLTPTTQPRQDFTCTTTDELVLFTPEFGAALPIGAGTQVTLDRTGRVLSVGARLGAVPAGGSVVQGIGASADWLTAHAVAGRRLTVDGRLRTASGRPVDLRAGDGIVSAAPVLLRDGRQAIDAATEGVLDPRDLSFGYAWAEQRQPRTMAGLDAQGRLLLVTVDGRQPGVSEGVTVEEGAQLMRSLGAVDALNLDGGGSTAMAVNGALVNHPSDAAGERPIGDAVLVR